In Portunus trituberculatus isolate SZX2019 chromosome 10, ASM1759143v1, whole genome shotgun sequence, one genomic interval encodes:
- the LOC123501815 gene encoding uncharacterized protein LOC123501815 isoform X4, whose protein sequence is MDDLSAVLQKAFLAQGGPLLELSRPQGPPPRPPHASHLGHPDYRRERSSKKVRSSRLDEILYRKLNVDHLAPSDAPDPCPGPPAAAECPRVPGLDPPRGAAPDLRGGILGELLTKADPLRSMFAAGSYAAFPDLDLDASLKPLNLSKAGKAHAASTAADLSPSQGCHTSTASCSLNSSLASQTDLSLGGLSSLAPSLPAAMTGLLAPLTPSNMISPTALATLTSSSMLASLGAQQALAKASTTTTTTTSSSTSSSSSKNRNGSKGIIISGSNSSGSSALSSSPSSQHALPLLYTLKSGLLSPEAAKEVYEQLKLHPHLASLSGLDTLHGLSSLGASAGLHTLAGLHSLSSPHSFPALFPFLAHEGGVSTLGAKDSHEARGGHSPREGSPEDQGALNLSSTANSSGDSPRPAGGEERTTPDSSTPAGYNPHGDEREGGEEAKRRSPSPEGARYTTCHTPHTPHHLANSLMDSGQGECPGGGGPLPPDGLHPGLTHPGASLPLLLMSSGAGLAGLSQAHPDLPKTVDVSVETTPITKQEPPLVSLDDNDGDDNGIEVIEEIPCNRNTLIHVRKPFYHTGITTMGRKRKGCGECEGCQVVEDCGQCRFCRDKAKFGGPNRLKQVCVYKRCVLAEMEPEDAKKRRKTAGKKGRGKCGGCDGCQRTLDCNECYACLHNAAAQPPARRKVCEMRVCEQQQMEEVRAALSVAGEPSPYSTDSLMAETFGISTSGASSPTPDGQASTHNDKMKLMRKMLKKKFAQPYSRVSPPKVRTKYYCGECPGCQTTVPCGNCLYCEDMPKFGGPGRYRQKCVKQLCVYHPRLQALKLSNRTRLTYDEQHISQETLSQLGTVIPAPSDEAIDLGCGDSREHQEEVESLEGTDQADEVDDVTEGEDSNATIHVLDEGESKETKEEPHFGPDRCSPLSHSRPHLPVSSSSQLIHHSLAGLPHSSVLPASSVLTPAAAVLSSAAAAVLSSAAAAAAAVMPPSAFSSAAAAAVISSAAAAKSTSSILSSVVDISAVAARSRLPGLPHPSILPHGAVLPPVLPPATLPPTTLPHVTLPHSAAALLHTAPLSHTGVLPPSTPLPHTHVLPSTPTLPLPAAMISTPSLTSTATLPSTPILSSTARLSTPTITSTALPATPTLPLTAALLATPTLPLTATLPAATTTTLPSSTPPVPVISTPSSSVARPSTPTLPSTTALPATPALPPTAALPSTPILPLTPLMYPSIKPPTTSLPPTVPLPSLLPPTPPISLITPPAGMPPTFPTLIRRSTPTPPPMSPTNHPDSSTSPAPSSSSTTTTTTVTTASTFPVFNTIGTNTTPATSVVLPATVPIAVTTTTTTSVCSPVSPLATTTTTVITNPVSPITKAATPPLNVTTATTTTTTSPPPPPPPPLTENQNDSPASPTTTAAATTTTTASSPSPPPTTTATTTTTVLPSTTVSESTSRATPPPSPPPTVPTTPPSTPPSTSTPANPPSPTLMPAPKEVETAAVNETEGNEERNDEEYEGETIDLTEGSDIPSPPSTPSPQPKSRGRMQFRGHGRGQVKNNKTNTTIETRQQTAVRRGSRRRTTRFKLDPDDNSELMFPDFEEMLEELEAGGRKDTSSGGAAAPVGAAPPAVAAAGTTHKDCREKKAPQDTPKDPQVNRVDTSSPLVTMMGARAHLGQRAKLAYPGVGCRPGKMVSRAQNTEPDIFEFQEGRECVVEGKVEAGEAVALKRAGPCAFPEEELSQGGRDVNENVGAMSEAASA, encoded by the exons ATGGATGACCTGAGCGCCGTGTTGCAGAAGGCCTTCCTGGCTCAGGGCGGGCCCCTGCTGGAGCTGAGCCGTCCCCAGGGCCCTCCTCCGCGCCCCCCGCACGCCTCGCACCTGGGCCACCCTGACTACCGGCGGGAGCGCTCCAGCAAGAAGGTCCGCAGCAGCCGCCTGGACGAGATCCTGTACAGGAAGCTCAACGTGGACCACCTGGCGCCCTCAGACGCCCCAGACCCCTGCCCTGGCCCGCCCGCCGCTGCAGAGTGCCCCCGGGTGCCGGGGCTTGATCCCCCGCGCGGGGCGGCGCCGGACCTGCGCGGTGGCATTCTGGGGGAGCTGCTGACCAAGGCCGACCCGCTGCGGAGCATGTTCGCGGCGGGCAGCTACGCGGCCTTCCCCGACCTGGACCTGGACGCGTCCCTCAAACCCCTCAACCTGTCCAAGGCGGGCAAGGCGCACGCCGCCTCCACCGCCGCCGACCTCTCCCCCTCGCAGGGCTGCCACACCAGCACGGCCTCCTGCAGCCTCAACTCCAGCCTGGCCTCGCAGACAGACCTCAGCCTGGGGGGCCTCTCCTCTCTGGCTCCCTCGCTACCCGCCGCCATGACGGGCCTGCTGGCGCCCCTCACGCCCTCCAACATGATCTCACCCACGGCCCTCGCCACTCTCACCTCATCCTCCATGCTGGCCTCGCTCGGGGCGCAGCAGGCGCTAGCCAaggcctccaccactaccaccaccaccaccagcagtagtaccagtagcagcTCCAGCAAAAACCGCAATGGTAGCAAAGGCATTATCATCagcggcagcaacagcagcggcagcagcgccCTCAGCAGCAGCCCGTCTAGTCAGCACGCCTTGCCGCTGCTGTACACCCTGAAGAGCGGCCTGCTGAGCCCCGAGGCAGCCAAGGAGGTGTACGAGCAGCTCAAGCTGCACCCACACCTGGCCTCCCTGTCAGGCCTCGACACCCTGCACGGCCTCTCCTCCCTTGGGGCCTCGGCGGGCCTGCACACCCTGGCCGGCctgcactccctctcctccccccactCTTTCCCCGCGCTCTTCCCCTTCCTGGCCCACGAGGGCGGCGTGTCGACCCTCGGCGCCAAGGACTCCCACGAGGCGCGGGGCGGCCACAGCCCCAGGGAGGGCAGCCCCGAGGACCAGGGGGCGCTGAACCTGAGCAGCACCGCCAACTCCAGTGGGGACTCCCCCAGACCTgcggggggagaggaaagaaccaCCCCAGACTCTAGCACCCCCGCCGGCTACAACCCCCACGgtgatgagagggaagggggcgAGGAGGCCAAGAGGCGCTCCCCCTCCCCAGAGGGCGCCCGCTACACCACCTGCCACACCCCCCACACCCCCCACCACCTTGCCAACAGCTTGATGGATTCTGGGCAAGGCGAGTGCCCGGGTGGGGGCGGCCCCCTGCCTCCTGACGGCCTCCACCCGGGGCTGACTCACCCCGGGGCCTCGCTGCCTCTGTTGCTGATGAGCTCCGGGGCGGGGTTGGCAGGGCTGTCCCAGGCCCACCCAGACCTGCCCAAGACCGTGGACGTGTCCGTGGAGACCACGCCCATCACCAAGCAG GAGCCGCCCCTCGTGTCGCTGGATGACAACGATGGTGATGACAACGGCATTGAGGTCATCGAGGAGATACCCTGCAACAGAAACACTCTCATTCACGTCCGCAAGCCTTTCTACCACACCGGCATCACCACG ATGGGGCGCAAGAGGAAGGGATGCGGTGAGTGTGAGGGGTGTCAGGTGGTGGAGGATTGTGGCCAGTGTCGGTTCTGCAGGGACAAGGCAAAGTTTGGAGGCCCTAATCGTCTCAAGCAAGTGTGTGTCTACAAGCGCTGTGTCCTTGCCGAGATGGAGCCTGAGGATgccaaaaagaggaggaag ACTGCCGGCAAGAAGGGGCGAGGGAAGTGTGGAGGCTGTGACGGCTGCCAACGGACGCTAGATTGTAATGAGTGTTACGCCTGCCTACACAACGCCGCTGCCCAGCCTCCAGCGCGCCGCAAG GTGTGTGAGATGCGAGTGTgtgagcagcagcagatggAGGAGGTGCGGGCAGCCCTGAGTGTGGCCGGTGAGCCGTCGCCATACTCCACGGATTCCCTGATGGCGGAGACCTTTGGCATCAGCACATCGGGCGCCTCCAGCCCCACCCCGGATGGCCAGGCCAGCACCCACAATGACAAGATGAAACTCATGCGCAAGATGCTGAAGAAAAAGTTTGCGCAGCCCTACAGCAGGGTAAGCCCCCCAAAG gtGCGGACCAAATACTACTGTGGCGAGTGTCCCGGCTGCCAGACCACCGTGCCATGTGGGAACTGTTTGTACTGCGAGGACATGCCCAAGTTTGGCGGGCCGGGGAGGTACAGGCAG AAGTGTGTcaagcagctgtgtgtgtacCACCCTCGCCTTCAGGCCCTCAAGCTCTCCAACCGCACCAGACTGACCTACGATGAACAGCACATATCCCAGGAAACTCTCTCCCAGCTGGGCACCGTCATCCCTGCCCCCAGTGACGAAGCCATTGATCTTGGGTGCGGGGACAGCCGGGAGcaccaggaggaggtggagagccTGGAGGGGACGGATCAGGCGGATGAGGTGGATGATGTCACGGAAGGAGAGGACAGCAATGCTACCATCCAT GTgctggatgaaggagagagcaaGGAGACCAAGGAGGAGCCTCACTTTGGGCCAGACCGctgctcccctctctctcactcccggCCACACCTCccagtgtcctcctcctcccaactcaTCCACCACTCCCTTGCtggcctccctcactcctctgtcctccctgcctcctcggTCCTCACTCCCGCAGCTGCTGTCTTGTCATCTGCCGCTGCTGCCGTTCTCTCttctgctgccgctgccgctgccgctgtcATGCCTCCGTCGGCATTCTCctctgctgccgctgctgccgtcatatcatcagcagcagccgcCAAATCCACATCATCAATTCTCTCATCCGTTGTTGACATTTCCGCTGTTGCTGCACGGTCACGCCTGCCGGGCCTCCCCCACCCTAGCATCCTCCCCCACGGTGCTGTCCTGCCACCCGTCCTGCCCCCTGCCACCCTGCCCCCCACCACCCTGCCCCATGTCACCCTGCCACACTCTGCCGCAGCACTGCTCCACACCGCCCCACTCTCCCACACTGGAGTCCTGCCACCCTCCACACCCTTGCCACACACCCATGTCCTACCATCCACCCCCACCCTGCCACTCCCGGCAGCCATGATATCCACCCCCAGCCTGACATCAACGGCAACACTCCCGTCTACTCCCATCTTGTCCTCCACTGCACGCTTGTCCACTCCAACCATCACTTCCACAGCACTCCCTGCCACTCCCACCCTGCCACTTACTGCAGCTCTCCTGGCCACCCCTACCCTCCCCCTGACAGCCACACTTcctgccgctaccaccaccaccctcccatCTTCTACTCCACCAGTGCCAGTTATTTCTACTCCGTCATCTTCTGTGGCACGCCCATCTACTCCGACCCTGCCATCCACTACAGCCCTCCCAGCCACACCAGCCCTCCCTCCCACTGCAGCCCTCCCATCCACCCCCatcctcccactcactcccctcatGTATCCATCTATCAAGCCCCCaaccacttctctccctcccacagtccctctcccatcactcctccctcccactccaccCATCTCCCTCATAACACCACCCGCCGGAATGCCACCCACCTTCCCAACTCTTATCCGACGCTCCACTCCCACTCCACCTCCCATGTCTCCCACTAACCACCCAGACAGCAGCACCAGCcctgccccctcctcctcctccaccacaaccaccaccactgtcaccactgccTCCACCTTCCCCGTCTTCAACACCATTGGCACTAACACCACTCCTGCCACTAGTGTTGTCCTGCCTGCCACTGTTCCTattgctgtcaccaccacaaccaccactagcGTCTGTTCGCCCGTCTCACcactggccaccaccaccaccactgtcatcaccaacCCAGTCTCTCCAATTACCAAAGCTGCAACTCCACCACTAAAtgtcaccactgctactactaccactaccacttcaccaccaccaccaccaccaccaccacttactgaGAACCAAAACGACAGTCCAgcttcccccaccaccactgctgccgccactaccaccactacagccagcagtccctccccaccacctaccaccacagccaccaccaccactacagttcTACCCTCCACCACAGTATCAGAGAGCACCAGTAGAGccacaccacctccatcaccaccacctactgtccccaccacaccaccctccACCCCGCCCTCCACCAGCACTCCTGCCAATCCACCCTCGCCTACCCTCATGCCAGCACCAAAAGAAGTGGAAACAGCAGCAGTGAATGAGACAGAGGGAAACGAGGAAAGGAACGACGAGGAATATGAGGGAGAGACCATCGATCTTACTGAGGGTTCCgacatcccttcccctccctccaccccatcGCCCCAGCCCAAGTCACGGGGTAGGATGCAGTTCCGGGGCCATGGGCGGGGCCAGGTGAAGAATAAcaagaccaacaccaccatagaGACACGCCAACAGACAGCAGTGAGGAGGGGCAGCAGGAGAAGGACTACAAGATTCAAACTAGACCCTGATGACAATTCTG AGCTTATGTTTCCAGACTTTGAGGAGATGCTGGAGGAACTGgaagcaggagggaggaaggataccAGCAGTGGgggagcagcagcaccagtaggagcagcaccaccagcagtagcagcagcaggtaccACTCACAAGGACTGCCGAGAGAAGAAGGCCCCACAAGACACCCCAAAGGACCCCCAAGTGAACAGAGTGGACACCTCGAGCCCCCTGGTCACCATGATGGGTGCACGGGCCCACCTGGGGCAGCGGGCCAAGCTGGCATATCCCGGCGTGGGGTGTCGGCCAGGCAAGATGGTGAGCCGCGCACAGAACACCGAGCCAGACATCTTTGAGTTCCAGGAGGGGCGGGAGTGTGTGGtagaggggaaggtggaggcgGGGGAGGCAGTGGCCCTCAAGCGTGCCGGCCCCTGCGCCTTCCCTGAGGAGGAGCTGAGTCAGGGCGGCCGTGATGTGAATGAGAATGTTGGGGCCATGAGTGAGGCCGCCTCGGCATAG
- the LOC123501815 gene encoding uncharacterized protein LOC123501815 isoform X5 encodes MDDLSAVLQKAFLAQGGPLLELSRPQGPPPRPPHASHLGHPDYRRERSSKKVRSSRLDEILYRKLNVDHLAPSDAPDPCPGPPAAAECPRVPGLDPPRGAAPDLRGGILGELLTKADPLRSMFAAGSYAAFPDLDLDASLKPLNLSKAGKAHAASTAADLSPSQGCHTSTASCSLNSSLASQTDLSLGGLSSLAPSLPAAMTGLLAPLTPSNMISPTALATLTSSSMLASLGAQQALAKASTTTTTTTSSSTSSSSSKNRNGSKGIIISGSNSSGSSALSSSPSSQHALPLLYTLKSGLLSPEAAKEVYEQLKLHPHLASLSGLDTLHGLSSLGASAGLHTLAGLHSLSSPHSFPALFPFLAHEGGVSTLGAKDSHEARGGHSPREGSPEDQGALNLSSTANSSGDSPRPAGGEERTTPDSSTPAGYNPHGDEREGGEEAKRRSPSPEGARYTTCHTPHTPHHLANSLMDSGQGECPGGGGPLPPDGLHPGLTHPGASLPLLLMSSGAGLAGLSQAHPDLPKTVDVSVETTPITKQEPPLVSLDDNDGDDNGIEVIEEIPCNRNTLIHVRKPFYHTGITTMGRKRKGCGECEGCQVVEDCGQCRFCRDKAKFGGPNRLKQVCVYKRCVLAEMEPEDAKKRRKTAGKKGRGKCGGCDGCQRTLDCNECYACLHNAAAQPPARRKVCEMRVCEQQQMEEVRAALSVAGEPSPYSTDSLMAETFGISTSGASSPTPDGQASTHNDKMKLMRKMLKKKFAQPYSRVRTKYYCGECPGCQTTVPCGNCLYCEDMPKFGGPGRYRQKCVKQLCVYHPRLQALKLSNRTRLTYDEQHISQETLSQLGTVIPAPSDEAIDLGCGDSREHQEEVESLEGTDQADEVDDVTEGEDSNATIHVLDEGESKETKEEPHFGPDRCSPLSHSRPHLPVSSSSQLIHHSLAGLPHSSVLPASSVLTPAAAVLSSAAAAVLSSAAAAAAAVMPPSAFSSAAAAAVISSAAAAKSTSSILSSVVDISAVAARSRLPGLPHPSILPHGAVLPPVLPPATLPPTTLPHVTLPHSAAALLHTAPLSHTGVLPPSTPLPHTHVLPSTPTLPLPAAMISTPSLTSTATLPSTPILSSTARLSTPTITSTALPATPTLPLTAALLATPTLPLTATLPAATTTTLPSSTPPVPVISTPSSSVARPSTPTLPSTTALPATPALPPTAALPSTPILPLTPLMYPSIKPPTTSLPPTVPLPSLLPPTPPISLITPPAGMPPTFPTLIRRSTPTPPPMSPTNHPDSSTSPAPSSSSTTTTTTVTTASTFPVFNTIGTNTTPATSVVLPATVPIAVTTTTTTSVCSPVSPLATTTTTVITNPVSPITKAATPPLNVTTATTTTTTSPPPPPPPPLTENQNDSPASPTTTAAATTTTTASSPSPPPTTTATTTTTVLPSTTVSESTSRATPPPSPPPTVPTTPPSTPPSTSTPANPPSPTLMPAPKEVETAAVNETEGNEERNDEEYEGETIDLTEGSDIPSPPSTPSPQPKSRGRMQFRGHGRGQVKNNKTNTTIETRQQTAVRRGSRRRTTRFKLDPDDNSELMFPDFEEMLEELEAGGRKDTSSGGAAAPVGAAPPAVAAAGTTHKDCREKKAPQDTPKDPQVNRVDTSSPLVTMMGARAHLGQRAKLAYPGVGCRPGKMVSRAQNTEPDIFEFQEGRECVVEGKVEAGEAVALKRAGPCAFPEEELSQGGRDVNENVGAMSEAASA; translated from the exons ATGGATGACCTGAGCGCCGTGTTGCAGAAGGCCTTCCTGGCTCAGGGCGGGCCCCTGCTGGAGCTGAGCCGTCCCCAGGGCCCTCCTCCGCGCCCCCCGCACGCCTCGCACCTGGGCCACCCTGACTACCGGCGGGAGCGCTCCAGCAAGAAGGTCCGCAGCAGCCGCCTGGACGAGATCCTGTACAGGAAGCTCAACGTGGACCACCTGGCGCCCTCAGACGCCCCAGACCCCTGCCCTGGCCCGCCCGCCGCTGCAGAGTGCCCCCGGGTGCCGGGGCTTGATCCCCCGCGCGGGGCGGCGCCGGACCTGCGCGGTGGCATTCTGGGGGAGCTGCTGACCAAGGCCGACCCGCTGCGGAGCATGTTCGCGGCGGGCAGCTACGCGGCCTTCCCCGACCTGGACCTGGACGCGTCCCTCAAACCCCTCAACCTGTCCAAGGCGGGCAAGGCGCACGCCGCCTCCACCGCCGCCGACCTCTCCCCCTCGCAGGGCTGCCACACCAGCACGGCCTCCTGCAGCCTCAACTCCAGCCTGGCCTCGCAGACAGACCTCAGCCTGGGGGGCCTCTCCTCTCTGGCTCCCTCGCTACCCGCCGCCATGACGGGCCTGCTGGCGCCCCTCACGCCCTCCAACATGATCTCACCCACGGCCCTCGCCACTCTCACCTCATCCTCCATGCTGGCCTCGCTCGGGGCGCAGCAGGCGCTAGCCAaggcctccaccactaccaccaccaccaccagcagtagtaccagtagcagcTCCAGCAAAAACCGCAATGGTAGCAAAGGCATTATCATCagcggcagcaacagcagcggcagcagcgccCTCAGCAGCAGCCCGTCTAGTCAGCACGCCTTGCCGCTGCTGTACACCCTGAAGAGCGGCCTGCTGAGCCCCGAGGCAGCCAAGGAGGTGTACGAGCAGCTCAAGCTGCACCCACACCTGGCCTCCCTGTCAGGCCTCGACACCCTGCACGGCCTCTCCTCCCTTGGGGCCTCGGCGGGCCTGCACACCCTGGCCGGCctgcactccctctcctccccccactCTTTCCCCGCGCTCTTCCCCTTCCTGGCCCACGAGGGCGGCGTGTCGACCCTCGGCGCCAAGGACTCCCACGAGGCGCGGGGCGGCCACAGCCCCAGGGAGGGCAGCCCCGAGGACCAGGGGGCGCTGAACCTGAGCAGCACCGCCAACTCCAGTGGGGACTCCCCCAGACCTgcggggggagaggaaagaaccaCCCCAGACTCTAGCACCCCCGCCGGCTACAACCCCCACGgtgatgagagggaagggggcgAGGAGGCCAAGAGGCGCTCCCCCTCCCCAGAGGGCGCCCGCTACACCACCTGCCACACCCCCCACACCCCCCACCACCTTGCCAACAGCTTGATGGATTCTGGGCAAGGCGAGTGCCCGGGTGGGGGCGGCCCCCTGCCTCCTGACGGCCTCCACCCGGGGCTGACTCACCCCGGGGCCTCGCTGCCTCTGTTGCTGATGAGCTCCGGGGCGGGGTTGGCAGGGCTGTCCCAGGCCCACCCAGACCTGCCCAAGACCGTGGACGTGTCCGTGGAGACCACGCCCATCACCAAGCAG GAGCCGCCCCTCGTGTCGCTGGATGACAACGATGGTGATGACAACGGCATTGAGGTCATCGAGGAGATACCCTGCAACAGAAACACTCTCATTCACGTCCGCAAGCCTTTCTACCACACCGGCATCACCACG ATGGGGCGCAAGAGGAAGGGATGCGGTGAGTGTGAGGGGTGTCAGGTGGTGGAGGATTGTGGCCAGTGTCGGTTCTGCAGGGACAAGGCAAAGTTTGGAGGCCCTAATCGTCTCAAGCAAGTGTGTGTCTACAAGCGCTGTGTCCTTGCCGAGATGGAGCCTGAGGATgccaaaaagaggaggaag ACTGCCGGCAAGAAGGGGCGAGGGAAGTGTGGAGGCTGTGACGGCTGCCAACGGACGCTAGATTGTAATGAGTGTTACGCCTGCCTACACAACGCCGCTGCCCAGCCTCCAGCGCGCCGCAAG GTGTGTGAGATGCGAGTGTgtgagcagcagcagatggAGGAGGTGCGGGCAGCCCTGAGTGTGGCCGGTGAGCCGTCGCCATACTCCACGGATTCCCTGATGGCGGAGACCTTTGGCATCAGCACATCGGGCGCCTCCAGCCCCACCCCGGATGGCCAGGCCAGCACCCACAATGACAAGATGAAACTCATGCGCAAGATGCTGAAGAAAAAGTTTGCGCAGCCCTACAGCAGG gtGCGGACCAAATACTACTGTGGCGAGTGTCCCGGCTGCCAGACCACCGTGCCATGTGGGAACTGTTTGTACTGCGAGGACATGCCCAAGTTTGGCGGGCCGGGGAGGTACAGGCAG AAGTGTGTcaagcagctgtgtgtgtacCACCCTCGCCTTCAGGCCCTCAAGCTCTCCAACCGCACCAGACTGACCTACGATGAACAGCACATATCCCAGGAAACTCTCTCCCAGCTGGGCACCGTCATCCCTGCCCCCAGTGACGAAGCCATTGATCTTGGGTGCGGGGACAGCCGGGAGcaccaggaggaggtggagagccTGGAGGGGACGGATCAGGCGGATGAGGTGGATGATGTCACGGAAGGAGAGGACAGCAATGCTACCATCCAT GTgctggatgaaggagagagcaaGGAGACCAAGGAGGAGCCTCACTTTGGGCCAGACCGctgctcccctctctctcactcccggCCACACCTCccagtgtcctcctcctcccaactcaTCCACCACTCCCTTGCtggcctccctcactcctctgtcctccctgcctcctcggTCCTCACTCCCGCAGCTGCTGTCTTGTCATCTGCCGCTGCTGCCGTTCTCTCttctgctgccgctgccgctgccgctgtcATGCCTCCGTCGGCATTCTCctctgctgccgctgctgccgtcatatcatcagcagcagccgcCAAATCCACATCATCAATTCTCTCATCCGTTGTTGACATTTCCGCTGTTGCTGCACGGTCACGCCTGCCGGGCCTCCCCCACCCTAGCATCCTCCCCCACGGTGCTGTCCTGCCACCCGTCCTGCCCCCTGCCACCCTGCCCCCCACCACCCTGCCCCATGTCACCCTGCCACACTCTGCCGCAGCACTGCTCCACACCGCCCCACTCTCCCACACTGGAGTCCTGCCACCCTCCACACCCTTGCCACACACCCATGTCCTACCATCCACCCCCACCCTGCCACTCCCGGCAGCCATGATATCCACCCCCAGCCTGACATCAACGGCAACACTCCCGTCTACTCCCATCTTGTCCTCCACTGCACGCTTGTCCACTCCAACCATCACTTCCACAGCACTCCCTGCCACTCCCACCCTGCCACTTACTGCAGCTCTCCTGGCCACCCCTACCCTCCCCCTGACAGCCACACTTcctgccgctaccaccaccaccctcccatCTTCTACTCCACCAGTGCCAGTTATTTCTACTCCGTCATCTTCTGTGGCACGCCCATCTACTCCGACCCTGCCATCCACTACAGCCCTCCCAGCCACACCAGCCCTCCCTCCCACTGCAGCCCTCCCATCCACCCCCatcctcccactcactcccctcatGTATCCATCTATCAAGCCCCCaaccacttctctccctcccacagtccctctcccatcactcctccctcccactccaccCATCTCCCTCATAACACCACCCGCCGGAATGCCACCCACCTTCCCAACTCTTATCCGACGCTCCACTCCCACTCCACCTCCCATGTCTCCCACTAACCACCCAGACAGCAGCACCAGCcctgccccctcctcctcctccaccacaaccaccaccactgtcaccactgccTCCACCTTCCCCGTCTTCAACACCATTGGCACTAACACCACTCCTGCCACTAGTGTTGTCCTGCCTGCCACTGTTCCTattgctgtcaccaccacaaccaccactagcGTCTGTTCGCCCGTCTCACcactggccaccaccaccaccactgtcatcaccaacCCAGTCTCTCCAATTACCAAAGCTGCAACTCCACCACTAAAtgtcaccactgctactactaccactaccacttcaccaccaccaccaccaccaccaccacttactgaGAACCAAAACGACAGTCCAgcttcccccaccaccactgctgccgccactaccaccactacagccagcagtccctccccaccacctaccaccacagccaccaccaccactacagttcTACCCTCCACCACAGTATCAGAGAGCACCAGTAGAGccacaccacctccatcaccaccacctactgtccccaccacaccaccctccACCCCGCCCTCCACCAGCACTCCTGCCAATCCACCCTCGCCTACCCTCATGCCAGCACCAAAAGAAGTGGAAACAGCAGCAGTGAATGAGACAGAGGGAAACGAGGAAAGGAACGACGAGGAATATGAGGGAGAGACCATCGATCTTACTGAGGGTTCCgacatcccttcccctccctccaccccatcGCCCCAGCCCAAGTCACGGGGTAGGATGCAGTTCCGGGGCCATGGGCGGGGCCAGGTGAAGAATAAcaagaccaacaccaccatagaGACACGCCAACAGACAGCAGTGAGGAGGGGCAGCAGGAGAAGGACTACAAGATTCAAACTAGACCCTGATGACAATTCTG AGCTTATGTTTCCAGACTTTGAGGAGATGCTGGAGGAACTGgaagcaggagggaggaaggataccAGCAGTGGgggagcagcagcaccagtaggagcagcaccaccagcagtagcagcagcaggtaccACTCACAAGGACTGCCGAGAGAAGAAGGCCCCACAAGACACCCCAAAGGACCCCCAAGTGAACAGAGTGGACACCTCGAGCCCCCTGGTCACCATGATGGGTGCACGGGCCCACCTGGGGCAGCGGGCCAAGCTGGCATATCCCGGCGTGGGGTGTCGGCCAGGCAAGATGGTGAGCCGCGCACAGAACACCGAGCCAGACATCTTTGAGTTCCAGGAGGGGCGGGAGTGTGTGGtagaggggaaggtggaggcgGGGGAGGCAGTGGCCCTCAAGCGTGCCGGCCCCTGCGCCTTCCCTGAGGAGGAGCTGAGTCAGGGCGGCCGTGATGTGAATGAGAATGTTGGGGCCATGAGTGAGGCCGCCTCGGCATAG